A DNA window from Streptomyces sp. 71268 contains the following coding sequences:
- a CDS encoding DUF4910 domain-containing protein: MAVMSELGKEMYALVERLYPLCRSITGDGVRATLDIVGEYLPLTVHEVPTGTPVLDWTVPREWNIRDAYVADAAGNRVVDFAASNLHVLGYSVPVATTMPLAELRAHLHTLPDQPTLVPYRTSYYAPTWGFCLAQEVLDALPEGDYEVRVDSTLADGHLTYAEHVVPGQVPDEVIVSCHVCHPSLANDNLAGIAVATFLARALAEQNPYHTYRFVYAPGTIGAITWLARNAERIDRVKHGLVLACAGDPGSLTYKRSRRGDAGIDRAMEHVLSASERPHQVREFTPYGYDERQYCSPGFDLGVGSLTRTPYAGYPEYHTSADDLDLVSPDAMADTLAVCREAFAVLDRDRRYRNLSPYGEPQLGRRGLYDALGGRSDTKQAQMAMLWVLNLSDGEHGLLDVAERAGLPFDTVAAAADALRDAGLITT, translated from the coding sequence GTGGCGGTCATGAGCGAGCTGGGCAAGGAGATGTACGCGCTGGTGGAGCGGCTGTACCCGCTCTGCCGCAGCATCACGGGGGACGGCGTGCGCGCCACCTTGGACATCGTCGGCGAGTACCTGCCGCTCACGGTGCACGAGGTGCCGACCGGGACGCCGGTGCTCGACTGGACGGTGCCACGGGAGTGGAACATCCGGGACGCCTACGTCGCCGACGCCGCCGGCAACCGGGTCGTCGACTTCGCCGCCTCCAACCTGCACGTGCTCGGCTACAGCGTCCCGGTCGCGACCACCATGCCGCTGGCCGAGCTCCGCGCCCACCTGCACACCCTGCCCGACCAGCCGACCCTGGTGCCGTACCGCACCAGCTACTACGCGCCGACGTGGGGTTTCTGCCTGGCCCAGGAGGTCCTGGACGCGCTGCCGGAGGGCGATTACGAGGTGCGCGTCGACTCCACGCTCGCCGACGGCCACCTCACCTACGCCGAGCACGTGGTCCCCGGGCAGGTCCCCGACGAGGTGATCGTCTCCTGCCATGTCTGCCACCCGTCGCTGGCCAACGACAACCTGGCCGGCATCGCGGTGGCGACGTTCCTGGCCCGGGCGCTCGCGGAGCAAAACCCCTACCACACCTACCGGTTCGTCTACGCGCCCGGCACCATCGGGGCGATCACCTGGTTGGCGCGCAACGCGGAGCGGATCGACCGGGTCAAGCACGGGCTCGTGCTGGCCTGCGCCGGCGACCCGGGCTCGCTGACGTACAAGCGGAGCAGGCGCGGCGACGCGGGGATCGACCGGGCGATGGAGCACGTCCTGTCCGCCTCCGAACGACCGCACCAGGTCCGGGAGTTCACCCCGTACGGCTACGACGAGCGGCAGTACTGCTCCCCCGGGTTCGACCTCGGCGTGGGCTCGCTCACCCGGACCCCGTACGCGGGCTACCCCGAGTACCACACCTCGGCGGACGACCTCGACCTCGTCTCCCCGGACGCGATGGCGGACACGCTCGCCGTCTGCCGCGAGGCGTTCGCCGTGCTCGACCGCGACCGGCGCTACCGCAACCTCAGCCCCTACGGCGAGCCGCAGTTGGGCCGGCGCGGGCTGTACGACGCGCTGGGTGGCAGAAGCGACACCAAGCAGGCGCAGATGGCCATGCTCTGGGTGCTGAACCTCTCCGACGGCGAACACGGCCTGCTGGACGTCGCTGAGCGGGCGGGGCTGCCGTTCGACACCGTCGCCGCCGCGGCCGACGCCCTGCGGGACGCCGGGCTGATCACGACGTGA
- a CDS encoding glutamate-1-semialdehyde 2,1-aminomutase, which yields MAPPAEEFPLPRSRAANERLHALVPGGAHTYAKGDDQYPADLAPVISHGRGAHVWDVDGNRYVEYGSGLRSVSLGHAHPRVVEAVRRELDRGSNFVRPSIVEVEAAERFLATVGTAEMVKFAKNGSDATTAAVRLARAVTGRPLVAVCETHPFFSVDDWFIGTTPMNAGVPAATTELTVRFPYADLAATEEMLARHQGQVACLILEPAGQADYLAGLRALADRYGCVLVFDEMITGFRWSEAGAQGLYGVVPDLSTFGKALGNGFAVAALAGRRELMERGGLRHPDERVFLLSTTHGAETHALAAAMAVLTTYVEEGVTARLHAIGERLAAGVRDAAAGAGVGDHVAVRGRASNLVFATLDADLRPSQEYRTLFLRQLIAGGVLAPSFVVSSALSDADIDHTVDVVAQACAVYRKALDAGDPTPWLAGRPVKPVFRRLA from the coding sequence GTGGCACCTCCAGCCGAGGAGTTCCCGCTGCCCAGGTCGCGTGCGGCCAACGAGCGGCTGCACGCCCTGGTTCCCGGTGGCGCGCACACCTACGCCAAGGGCGACGACCAGTACCCCGCGGACCTGGCCCCGGTCATCAGCCACGGTCGCGGCGCCCACGTGTGGGACGTCGACGGGAACCGCTACGTCGAGTACGGCTCGGGGCTGCGGTCGGTCAGCCTCGGCCACGCCCACCCGCGCGTGGTCGAGGCGGTGCGGCGGGAACTGGACCGGGGCAGCAACTTCGTCCGCCCGTCCATCGTGGAGGTGGAGGCCGCCGAGCGCTTCCTGGCCACGGTGGGGACCGCCGAGATGGTGAAGTTCGCGAAGAACGGCTCGGACGCCACCACCGCCGCCGTGCGCCTGGCCCGTGCCGTCACCGGGCGTCCGCTGGTGGCCGTCTGCGAGACCCACCCGTTCTTCTCGGTCGACGACTGGTTCATCGGCACCACGCCGATGAACGCCGGCGTGCCGGCCGCGACCACCGAACTCACCGTGCGGTTCCCGTACGCGGACCTGGCGGCCACCGAGGAGATGCTCGCCCGCCACCAGGGGCAGGTCGCCTGCCTGATCCTCGAACCCGCCGGCCAGGCCGACTACCTCGCCGGGTTGCGCGCGCTGGCCGACCGGTACGGCTGCGTCCTGGTCTTCGACGAGATGATCACCGGCTTCCGCTGGTCCGAGGCGGGCGCCCAGGGCCTGTACGGCGTCGTGCCCGACCTGTCCACCTTCGGCAAGGCGCTGGGCAACGGGTTCGCCGTCGCCGCGCTGGCCGGGCGCCGCGAACTCATGGAACGCGGCGGGCTGCGCCACCCCGACGAGCGGGTGTTCCTGCTGTCCACCACGCACGGCGCGGAGACGCACGCGCTGGCGGCAGCGATGGCCGTGCTCACCACCTACGTCGAGGAGGGCGTCACCGCGCGCCTGCACGCCATCGGCGAGCGGTTGGCCGCCGGCGTCCGGGACGCGGCGGCCGGCGCGGGCGTCGGCGACCACGTGGCCGTCCGGGGCCGGGCCAGCAACCTGGTCTTCGCCACCCTCGACGCGGACCTGCGGCCCTCGCAGGAGTACCGCACCCTGTTCCTGCGCCAACTCATCGCGGGCGGGGTGCTGGCCCCGTCGTTCGTGGTGAGCAGCGCGCTCAGCGACGCCGACATCGACCACACCGTGGACGTGGTGGCCCAGGCGTGCGCGGTGTACCGGAAGGCGCTGGACGCCGGCGACCCCACGCCCTGGCTGGCCGGGCGGCCGGTGAAACCGGTCTTCCGCCGGTTGGCGTAG
- a CDS encoding polysaccharide pyruvyl transferase family protein encodes MTPARRTPLRVGVFGLLGSGNIGNDGSLEAVLGYLAAEHPGAVVDAMCGGAEDVALRYRIPATRLNWYRGEYRTASRAGAVAAKGVGKLVDVARTAAWVRRHDVVIVPGTGVLETTLPLRPWGLPYSLFLLCAAGRLFGTRVALVSVGAGRIGNRPTRALVRWSARLAGYRSYRDAMSRDAMRDMGVDTARDGVYEDLVFALPTPTAGPAPGTPGTVCVGVMAFHGSNDDRARAEQIHRRYLDGTTAFVRALVADGRPVRLLTGDEVDRPVVAAILDAVDSPLVTSAETASLADLMKEMAVADAVVATRYHNLICSLKVGKPTLALSYSGKSDALMARMGLGTYCHPAREVDADRLLAQFRALERRSAELRRTLAERNVAATRRVEHQFAALTESLFPASDHAPATRETP; translated from the coding sequence ATGACGCCCGCGAGGCGAACTCCGCTCCGCGTCGGGGTGTTCGGCCTGCTCGGCTCCGGGAACATCGGCAACGACGGCTCGCTCGAAGCGGTGCTCGGGTACCTCGCCGCCGAGCACCCGGGCGCGGTCGTGGACGCGATGTGCGGCGGAGCCGAGGACGTCGCGCTCCGCTACCGGATTCCGGCCACGCGGCTGAACTGGTACCGCGGGGAGTACCGGACCGCGTCCCGCGCGGGCGCCGTCGCCGCCAAGGGCGTGGGCAAGCTCGTCGACGTCGCCCGCACCGCCGCCTGGGTGCGCCGGCACGACGTGGTCATCGTGCCGGGCACGGGCGTCCTGGAGACCACGCTGCCGCTGCGGCCGTGGGGCCTCCCGTACTCGCTGTTCCTGCTCTGCGCGGCCGGCCGGCTGTTCGGCACCCGGGTCGCGTTGGTCAGCGTCGGCGCCGGCCGGATCGGCAACCGGCCGACCCGGGCCCTGGTGCGCTGGTCGGCGCGGCTGGCCGGCTACCGGTCGTACCGGGACGCCATGTCCCGCGACGCGATGCGGGACATGGGCGTGGACACCGCGCGCGACGGCGTCTACGAGGACCTCGTGTTCGCCCTGCCGACACCGACGGCGGGCCCCGCCCCGGGGACACCGGGCACGGTCTGCGTCGGCGTCATGGCCTTCCACGGCAGCAACGACGACCGCGCCAGGGCCGAGCAGATCCACCGGCGCTACCTCGACGGGACGACCGCGTTCGTGCGCGCCCTGGTCGCGGACGGCAGGCCGGTCCGGCTGCTCACCGGCGACGAGGTCGACCGGCCGGTGGTCGCGGCGATCCTCGACGCGGTGGACTCACCGCTGGTCACCTCGGCCGAGACGGCCTCGCTGGCCGACCTGATGAAGGAGATGGCGGTCGCCGACGCCGTGGTGGCGACCCGCTACCACAACCTGATCTGCTCGCTGAAGGTCGGCAAGCCGACCCTCGCGCTCAGCTACTCGGGCAAGAGCGACGCGCTCATGGCCCGGATGGGCCTCGGCACCTACTGCCACCCCGCCCGCGAGGTCGACGCCGACCGGCTGCTCGCACAGTTCCGGGCCCTTGAGCGGCGGTCGGCCGAGCTACGGCGGACCCTCGCCGAGCGGAACGTGGCCGCCACCCGGCGCGTCGAGCACCAGTTCGCCGCCCTGACCGAGTCCCTGTTCCCGGCGTCCGACCACGCCCCTGCCACGCGGGAGACCCCATGA
- a CDS encoding phosphatase PAP2 family protein: protein MDDPERVGRPVPAVLPAPLRARCGLVAAVAALVVVVVGLWYAGDGGPGRVDARFSVAAEDVRPRWRSVALAVDFWGEPAGAATLVGLAVAGCLLLRWPRAAALVVVGVGLAVVTTRLLKPLVGRTIHGDNLSYPSGHTAFCAAFALVVALLVAGRLRLGARAGTLLALTLTLVAGAAMGWAQIALGAHYPTDVLGGWCTALAVVPATAWLVDRAADAARRARD from the coding sequence TTGGATGATCCTGAACGCGTCGGCCGCCCGGTGCCCGCGGTGCTGCCCGCACCGCTGCGCGCGCGGTGCGGGCTGGTCGCGGCCGTCGCCGCGCTGGTGGTCGTCGTGGTCGGCCTCTGGTACGCGGGCGACGGCGGGCCGGGCCGGGTGGACGCGCGGTTCTCGGTGGCGGCGGAGGACGTGCGGCCCCGGTGGCGGTCCGTCGCGCTGGCCGTGGACTTCTGGGGGGAGCCCGCCGGGGCGGCCACGCTGGTCGGCCTCGCCGTGGCGGGCTGCCTGCTGCTGCGGTGGCCGCGCGCGGCGGCGCTCGTCGTGGTCGGCGTCGGGCTGGCCGTGGTGACGACGCGGCTGCTGAAGCCGCTGGTGGGGCGCACCATCCACGGTGACAACCTGTCCTACCCGAGCGGTCACACCGCCTTCTGTGCCGCCTTCGCCCTCGTGGTGGCGCTACTCGTGGCCGGCCGGCTCCGGCTCGGCGCGAGGGCCGGCACCCTCCTCGCCCTCACCCTGACGCTGGTCGCCGGCGCCGCGATGGGGTGGGCGCAGATCGCGCTGGGCGCGCACTACCCGACCGACGTGCTCGGCGGCTGGTGCACGGCGCTCGCGGTGGTGCCGGCGACGGCGTGGCTGGTCGACCGGGCGGCCGACGCCGCCCGGCGAGCGCGCGACTGA
- a CDS encoding glycosyltransferase family 2 protein, with protein MTVSGRTPRLSIGLPVYNGEEYLAESLDALLGQTYEDFELVITDNASTDGTRDICRAYAARDSRVRYIRLPRNIGAAPNHNHVFTQCRGELFKWASHDDLYARDLLRRCVEALDERPEVILAHADQAVIDGDGKVKVPYAYTLDTASPRAPERFRSMLFEPGGDDFYGVIRADVLRRVKPHDSYHHADRTFVAEIGLHGPFHQVPELLYFRRDHPTRAERANPSKRSRCVNLDPRRAGPLHPTPRLLAEYVGGFVSAIRRAPLSSADRRACYGHLAAWMASRARPGAGERVEDRAPVDPAKLTVSVDALVAGRDGSRA; from the coding sequence ATGACTGTCTCTGGCCGCACTCCCCGGCTGAGCATCGGCCTGCCCGTGTACAACGGCGAGGAGTACCTCGCGGAGTCGCTGGACGCCCTGCTCGGCCAGACCTACGAGGACTTCGAACTGGTCATCACCGACAACGCGTCGACCGACGGGACGCGCGACATCTGCCGCGCGTACGCCGCCCGGGACTCCCGCGTGCGGTACATCCGGCTGCCCCGCAACATCGGCGCCGCGCCGAACCACAACCACGTGTTCACCCAGTGCCGCGGCGAGCTGTTCAAGTGGGCGTCGCACGACGACCTGTACGCCCGTGACCTGCTGCGGCGCTGTGTGGAGGCGCTGGACGAGCGGCCGGAGGTGATCCTCGCCCACGCCGACCAGGCGGTCATCGACGGCGACGGCAAGGTGAAGGTCCCGTACGCCTACACGCTCGACACCGCCTCGCCGCGCGCGCCCGAGCGCTTCCGCAGCATGCTCTTCGAGCCCGGCGGCGACGACTTCTACGGGGTGATCCGGGCCGACGTGCTGCGCCGGGTCAAGCCGCACGACAGCTACCACCACGCGGACCGCACGTTCGTCGCCGAGATCGGCCTGCACGGGCCGTTCCACCAGGTGCCGGAGCTGCTGTACTTCCGCCGCGACCATCCCACGCGCGCCGAGCGGGCGAACCCCTCCAAGCGTTCTCGGTGCGTCAACCTGGACCCGCGCCGGGCGGGGCCGCTGCACCCGACGCCCCGGCTGCTCGCCGAGTACGTCGGTGGCTTCGTCTCGGCGATCCGACGGGCGCCGCTGTCCTCGGCCGACCGGCGCGCGTGCTACGGCCACCTGGCCGCGTGGATGGCCAGCCGGGCCCGGCCGGGCGCGGGCGAGCGGGTCGAGGACCGCGCGCCCGTGGACCCGGCCAAGCTCACGGTCTCCGTGGACGCGCTCGTCGCCGGCCGCGACGGGAGCCGGGCATGA
- the rfbC gene encoding dTDP-4-dehydrorhamnose 3,5-epimerase: MKATQVPEIAGAYLFEPTPHADERGFFCRTFDADVVRSVGLDPNAFVQDSLSRSVRGVLRGLHLRSGAGEAKLVRCSYGRIFDVVVDLRPDSPTYLGRGLFELSDATQTTLYVPAGCAHGFQALTDIADVSYRIDRPHDPAEDVTIAFDDPRLAIPWPLPVTSVSARDRRAPSLADALTHEEG, from the coding sequence ATGAAAGCGACCCAGGTCCCGGAGATCGCCGGCGCCTACCTCTTCGAACCGACGCCGCACGCCGACGAACGCGGCTTCTTCTGCCGCACCTTCGACGCCGACGTGGTCCGCTCGGTGGGCCTGGACCCGAACGCGTTCGTCCAGGACAGCCTGTCGCGCTCGGTCCGGGGCGTGCTGCGCGGCCTGCACCTGCGCTCGGGCGCCGGCGAGGCGAAGCTGGTGCGCTGCTCGTACGGGAGGATCTTCGACGTCGTCGTGGACCTGCGGCCGGACTCGCCCACCTACCTGGGCCGGGGCCTGTTCGAACTGTCCGACGCCACCCAGACCACCCTGTACGTGCCGGCGGGCTGCGCGCACGGCTTCCAGGCGCTGACCGACATCGCCGACGTCTCGTACCGGATCGACCGCCCGCACGACCCCGCCGAGGACGTGACGATCGCCTTCGACGACCCGCGGCTCGCCATCCCCTGGCCGCTGCCCGTCACGTCGGTGTCCGCGCGGGACCGGCGGGCGCCGAGCCTGGCCGACGCCCTGACCCACGAGGAGGGTTGA